GCGGTTCAGTACCTCTGCGCCTTGGTGAGCCTCGGCGTCAGCGGGGTGTCGGCCGGCTGCCGACTGATGGCCAGGGGCTGCTTCCGCTCACCCGGCGCGAGGTCCTCGGCCCCGACGAACTGCGTCTCGACGACCTTGCCCGAGGAGTCGAGGAAATCGACCTGGGCCGCGTAGGACGCCGTCGCGTCCGTCTTGTTGGTGATCGTGACGACGACGGTGAGCAGTCCGCCCGTGTCGGCCAGGGGCTTGCCGGTCATCCCGACCTCGCTCAGGGCGTTCCCCTTGCCGTCGACGTCCTTGAGGGCGTCCTGGGCCGCCTGCCGGGAGCGTTCGACCTCGGCTCCGATCGACGCCTTGCGCTCGGCCTCCCGCGCGGAGGCCGAGGCCGCGGCGGACGACGCCGACGCCTGCACGGACGCGATCGCCGATTTCGCCGCCGAGGCGACGGAGGAGGGATGGTCACCGGAGAAGGAGGCCGTGTCGGGCGCCGTGGGGCGTTCGCTGAACGTCGGGCCGCCGGTGTCGTCGCCGCCCGAGTCGCAGGACACGAGGGCGGCCGCACCGAGGGCGGTGACGACGACGGCACCGGCCGCCCGGACGCGGAGCGGTCGCCTGCCGCGGGACGAAGCGGGGTTCACGGTGGCTTCCTCCGGCATGGTGGGGTCGCGTCGCGGTCAGTAGCGCAGTACGGCGGCGACGCGGCCGTTGCCGGCCAGGGTGTCGTCGCGTACGAACCTCACTTCGGCGCCGGTCTCCAGGGCCTGTTCGACGATCTCGTCCACGATGTCGTCCCGGGAGCCGGGGTCGGAGGAGTCCGCGGGTTCGAGGTGGTCGCCGTGGTCGCGGACGGCGGCGCGATAGTGCTCCTCGACGGCGAGCAGACGGATCCGGCCCTCCTTCACGGCCTTCCACACCTCGTCGAGACCGCCGGCGTACTCCCGTCGGCCCCGTGCCGCGTCCAGCTCGGCCACGACGGTGGCCGTCAGGGCCGCCTCGTGGGCGGCGAGCAGGGGGGCCACGGCCTTGCGCACGGCCGCCTCGGGCCCGCGCCCCAGGCCGCCGTGGTGGAGGGACGTCGTGCCCTGCGGCAGCGATCCCGTCTCCTCCAGGAGCGAGACCGCGGGCGCCTCTCCGATCACGTACAGCGGACGGGGGTCGGCGGCGAGGACGGTGCGCAGGGCCTCGTGCGCGTCGCGGAAGAAGGTGCGCGCGTCCTCGTCGCGGAAGCTGCTCGGAAGGTCCCCGACCTGTTCCTTGCGCTCCGCGTCCGGGTCCTCCAGGCTCCGCGTCAGCGGGAAGCCGTCCGCCGTGTGCTCGACGGCCTGTTCCGGCCCGCCGCT
Above is a genomic segment from Streptomyces sp. NBC_00094 containing:
- a CDS encoding FxLYD domain-containing protein, whose protein sequence is MNPASSRGRRPLRVRAAGAVVVTALGAAALVSCDSGGDDTGGPTFSERPTAPDTASFSGDHPSSVASAAKSAIASVQASASSAAASASAREAERKASIGAEVERSRQAAQDALKDVDGKGNALSEVGMTGKPLADTGGLLTVVVTITNKTDATASYAAQVDFLDSSGKVVETQFVGAEDLAPGERKQPLAISRQPADTPLTPRLTKAQRY
- a CDS encoding chemotaxis protein is translated as MHPALDSDALAELRRPRPYPAVSVVMPTHRREPDNAQDPVRLRNLLARAAKAVQDDPSVTRERRADVLEQLERAAAEIDLVHAEDGLVIYAAPGEHQVWSVARTVPERVVVADTFLTRNLVAAQAAERPYWALTMAADRMSLWSGGPEQAVEHTADGFPLTRSLEDPDAERKEQVGDLPSSFRDEDARTFFRDAHEALRTVLAADPRPLYVIGEAPAVSLLEETGSLPQGTTSLHHGGLGRGPEAAVRKAVAPLLAAHEAALTATVVAELDAARGRREYAGGLDEVWKAVKEGRIRLLAVEEHYRAAVRDHGDHLEPADSSDPGSRDDIVDEIVEQALETGAEVRFVRDDTLAGNGRVAAVLRY